A window of Candidatus Rokuibacteriota bacterium contains these coding sequences:
- the lnt gene encoding apolipoprotein N-acyltransferase — MAGDAPAGQASIFQVARCRIPLLLGSALLGVLAYPNLNWHLLIWVALVPVFACALVRGPRQALADGWLHGLVFFTLLLRWLDHTFRTYSVMPWPLTWLPILGLAGYCGLYTGLVAAGVSWLRCRLGPAPSLAAAPVLWIAGEWVRGHALSGFPWGLLGYSQAFALPVIQIAEWTGVYGVSFLVASVNSALAGAAVLGWRRAARGLAGAAALVLLALVAGWQALAAVVDDSLRIAVVQPSIDQARKWDMAMLTRTLEVHRDLTLEATRTSARLVIWPETAIPLLLREDPALLGRLRGLAAEVGAPLVVGGIDGDRAGRRYFNSAFFLTERGIEAKYDKIHLVPFGEYVPLSGVLGFVRGWGEFISELVPGRTPVVFPFREAPFGVVICYEGLFPELFREFVAKGARLMVNITNDAWFGETSGPWQHLSVLPLRAVENRVAIARSANTGVSAVIEPSGRVRQTLGLFRRGMLGDSVPRSSRTTFYTRYGDAFAYACLGLALATVAWAVSRRAG; from the coding sequence ATGGCCGGTGACGCGCCAGCCGGCCAGGCGAGCATCTTCCAGGTCGCCCGGTGCCGGATCCCGCTGCTCCTGGGCTCGGCGCTCCTGGGCGTCCTGGCCTACCCGAACCTCAACTGGCACCTCCTGATCTGGGTCGCGCTCGTCCCGGTCTTCGCGTGCGCGCTCGTGCGCGGGCCGCGGCAGGCCTTGGCCGACGGCTGGCTCCACGGCCTCGTCTTCTTCACCCTCCTCCTCCGCTGGCTCGACCATACCTTCCGTACGTACAGCGTGATGCCGTGGCCGCTCACCTGGCTCCCCATCCTGGGATTGGCTGGCTACTGCGGGCTCTACACCGGACTCGTGGCGGCGGGGGTGAGCTGGCTCCGCTGCCGTCTCGGACCCGCCCCGAGCCTGGCCGCGGCGCCCGTCCTCTGGATCGCCGGCGAGTGGGTCAGGGGACACGCGCTTTCCGGATTCCCCTGGGGCCTCCTGGGCTACTCCCAGGCATTCGCGCTCCCGGTGATCCAGATCGCAGAGTGGACCGGCGTCTACGGCGTCTCGTTCCTCGTCGCTAGCGTGAACTCCGCCCTGGCTGGCGCGGCGGTGCTCGGCTGGCGGAGGGCCGCGCGGGGGCTGGCGGGTGCCGCGGCGCTGGTGCTGCTCGCCCTTGTCGCGGGATGGCAGGCGCTCGCCGCGGTCGTCGACGACTCACTCCGCATCGCTGTGGTGCAGCCGTCGATCGACCAGGCCCGCAAGTGGGATATGGCCATGCTCACCCGGACCCTGGAAGTCCACCGCGATCTGACACTGGAGGCGACGCGCACGTCGGCGAGGCTGGTGATCTGGCCCGAAACGGCGATCCCCCTGCTTCTTCGGGAGGATCCGGCTCTGCTGGGGCGCCTGCGCGGGCTCGCCGCTGAGGTCGGAGCGCCGCTGGTGGTGGGGGGGATTGACGGGGATCGGGCAGGCCGGCGCTACTTTAACAGCGCGTTTTTCCTGACGGAACGAGGGATCGAGGCGAAGTATGATAAAATACATCTCGTTCCGTTCGGCGAGTACGTTCCCCTGTCGGGGGTGCTCGGGTTCGTCCGGGGGTGGGGTGAGTTCATCTCCGAGCTCGTGCCGGGCAGGACACCGGTGGTGTTCCCGTTCCGGGAGGCGCCGTTCGGCGTCGTGATCTGCTACGAGGGGCTGTTCCCGGAACTTTTCCGAGAGTTCGTGGCAAAAGGAGCGCGCTTGATGGTCAACATCACGAACGACGCGTGGTTCGGCGAGACCAGCGGCCCGTGGCAGCACCTGTCGGTGCTGCCGCTCCGCGCGGTGGAGAACCGCGTGGCGATCGCGCGCTCCGCGAACACGGGGGTGTCCGCGGTGATCGAGCCGAGCGGCCGGGTCCGGCAGACGCTTGGGCTCTTCCGGCGCGGTATGCTCGGAGACAGCGTCCCGCGCTCGAGCCGCACCACCTTCTACACCCGCTACGGCGATGCCTTCGCCTATGCCTGCCTCGGGCTCGCCCTTGCGACCGTAGCCTGGGCGGTTTCCAGGAGGGCCGGCTAG
- the prfB gene encoding peptide chain release factor 2 (programmed frameshift) yields the protein MLGELKREVLEVEKRLEDLRGHLDIPAKEARLSQIEAEMASPAFWDGRRRSQGLIQERSELARLLGRWRNLAKQAEELRVLWELAAEEGDEGLAPEIEAGLRELRRGLDEFELKVTLSGPHDPKAAIVSIHSGAGGTESQDWAQMLMRMYLRWAERAGYAAEVVDLLPGEEAGVKSVTLEITGEYSYGYLKGETGVHRLVRISPFDASRRRHTSFASVSVIPEVEDVEVVIRDEDIRIDVFRSSGPGGQGVNTADSAVRITHYPTTIVVQCQNERSQLRNRDTAMRILRARLYQLYEKKQREELAELTGEKKEIAFGSQIRSYTFHPYQLIKDHRTGLEVGNVEAVMDGDLDPFIKAFLVSGKPA from the exons ATGCTCGGCGAGCTGAAGCGCGAGGTGCTCGAGGTCGAGAAGCGGCTCGAAGATCTCCGGGGGCACCTT GACATCCCCGCCAAGGAAGCCCGCCTCAGCCAGATCGAGGCCGAGATGGCCTCGCCGGCCTTCTGGGATGGCCGCCGCCGTTCCCAGGGGCTGATCCAGGAACGTTCCGAGCTGGCCCGCCTGCTGGGTCGCTGGCGGAACCTCGCAAAGCAAGCCGAGGAGCTCCGCGTCCTCTGGGAGCTCGCCGCCGAGGAGGGAGACGAGGGGCTCGCACCCGAGATCGAGGCCGGCCTCCGCGAGCTCCGGCGAGGCCTCGACGAGTTCGAGCTCAAGGTCACGCTCTCCGGTCCCCACGACCCCAAGGCGGCGATCGTTTCGATCCACTCCGGGGCGGGGGGCACCGAGTCCCAGGACTGGGCCCAGATGCTCATGCGGATGTACCTGCGCTGGGCCGAGCGCGCGGGCTACGCGGCCGAGGTGGTGGACCTGCTCCCCGGGGAAGAGGCGGGGGTCAAGTCGGTCACGCTGGAAATCACCGGCGAGTACTCCTACGGCTACCTCAAGGGCGAGACCGGTGTGCACCGGCTGGTCCGGATCTCGCCCTTCGATGCCTCCCGCCGTCGTCACACCTCTTTCGCCTCCGTCTCCGTGATCCCCGAAGTCGAGGACGTGGAGGTCGTGATCCGCGACGAGGACATTCGAATCGACGTCTTCCGGTCGTCCGGGCCCGGAGGGCAGGGGGTGAACACCGCGGATTCGGCGGTCCGCATCACCCACTACCCGACGACCATCGTCGTTCAATGCCAGAACGAACGCTCCCAGCTTCGCAACCGTGACACCGCCATGCGGATCCTGCGGGCCCGTCTCTACCAGCTCTACGAGAAGAAGCAGCGGGAAGAGCTGGCCGAGCTGACCGGGGAGAAGAAGGAGATCGCCTTCGGAAGCCAGATCCGCTCGTACACCTTTCATCCGTACCAGCTCATCAAGGACCATCGCACGGGCCTCGAGGTGGGGAACGTGGAGGCGGTGATGGACGGCGACCTCGATCCCTTCATCAAGGCCTTCCTCGTTTCGGGGAAGCCGGCCTAG